The region TCTTAGCcacaatatatacatgttttgttcTGGCTTGTAACTTTGAACCTTGGCATGCTGGAATTACTTGTATGTCAGTGTAAATATGGAGCTTTGTGTTTGCAAGCTTGGTTAAACATTCTTTTCAATTAATATACAAATTCAGGTGGCCATTCCACCATTAATCCTTCTTCTCCTTGAAGAGTTTCTGTTTTAAAGTTCTAATCTTTGTGTCTAGCTAGCAACAAAGAATACATTTTCTATTTGTCTTGTACTGAGCCCCTGCGAAAAAACACCTGGTCTTTTTGTACATAAGGCCCTTATCATTTGGTAGATTCATGGATATGACTATgcaactcaaaaaaatatttcTGATGATCTATTATCATCCAAAATGAAGCTTAGTGAAGTAAACGTTTACTCATGTTTCAATGATTTTTGTAGATATATTGTCAAAAATGTTCTTGGTCATGGGACTTTCGGGCAGGTTACTAAGTGCTGGGTTCCAGAAACAAGCAGTTTTGTTGCTGTGAAGATAATTAAAAACCAACCTGCTTACTATCAGCAGGCACTGGTTGAAGTTTCTGTTTTGACAACGGTAATTAAGTTTCCTTATAGCTGTCTATACCTTTTTAGAAATACCAGAAGTTAAGCATCAACCGTGTTATGTTTGCTTAATTGGTTGTCTTTTGCAGTTGAAAAAAAAGTACGATCCGGAAGACGAGCATCACATTGTCCGTATTTATGATTACTTTGTATATCAACACCATTTATGCATTTGTTTTGAACTTCTTGACACAAATCTGTAAGTTTATTGTCTTACGTTGAAGCAATATTCATTGTTTGTAAATTTCTTTTCACCCTTTACATAGACAATCTCTTATAGAATTTTTCTAGCATTTTATTGACATTTTCCCCCTGATTTAGGTATGAGCTTATCAAGATAAATCATTTTAGGGGTCTGTCATTGAGCATTATTCAGCTGTTTTCAAAACAGGTGTTTTGAGTTTTCTTGTAGCTCTATTTGATTGAACTGAATAATGATTGGAATAGCTGTATACATCTCTTTGAAAATGTCTTTAGAATTGCATCTTAACCTTTTTTACTTTATGTAGATTTTACGTGGACTGACTTTGTTAAAAGATGCTGGAATAATTCATTGTGATCTTAAGCCAGAAAATATTCTTCTCTGTACAAGGTGAGTTTCCTTTATGGATTAGTCTGGATTACAAacttgtaatataattttttgtaattttttcagtGAAGTTTGATATGTCTCTACTGGAAATAACAGTGTCAAGCCAgcagaaattaaaataattgactTTGGATCAGCTTGCATGGAAGATTGGACTGTTTATTCCTACATTCAGGTTTCTATACACAACTATCACTGCGTACTGTTCACTGTTATCATACTGCGGAGGGTCTTATGGCCCTTTTTCCTATTTTCTTCTGCAGAGCCGGTATTATAGGTCTCCTGAAGTTCTTCTTGGATATCAGCATCCTTTTGACATGAATTTGTAGCCTTCTTTTCTATTTATTGGTTTTGCTTACTGCCTTTGTCTTTTGGTGGATCATGCTGGTATGGACTTGAACTTCAGTGGAATAACTTCAGCAGAAcattgtttgatcaattgaatcCTGAGGTTTAAAATGACCTTTGGAGTTTATTCCACAGAAGTTCTAGTCCAGCACTCTATATTAGTCACATCTTCTGTGGATTAAACCTTGAAAGGTTCATCTTTGTATTTCTATATGAAGATCTCTTTGGAGCAATGACGTAGAAGATTCATATTGCTATTCTTTTTAGCATACTGCTACTACCTAAATTAGTCATGTTTCAAGCCTTTGGCAGTAATAATTAGAAAATGCCTATTTAAAATATTCAGTTCTTGTGATCCATTATTGCCTTTGATGATTATATTCCCTAATTCTGATTTTTGTCTTTGGTCTTGATCGTTAGTTCTAGTTTGAACCTTGACCACTTGATTAGATATACAACAGCTATTGACATGTGGTCCTTTGGCTGCATAGTTGCTGAACTCTTTCTTGGGCTGCCATTATTCCCAGGTGCTTCAGAATTTGATCTTCTAAGGCGAATGGTTGAAATTCTTGGGTATGCCTCTTGCTTTGATGGCCATACATATCTCTGGCTAACAATTTGTCAGTATTTCTAGACATCATTTTCTTGCGACTGATTTTAGGTATAGCTTTTCTTTGGTTGATCTTATAACTGagcagatctttttgtgtccaaATAGGAGAATTTCACTTATCATTAAATAAGCGCATGCAATTGTCAAATTGCATACTCACTCTGTCTCTCATTTTTTTGTCTATCTTAGAAATTCCAGGATTCAAGGCAATGTGTATCTAATGCTTTGACAAGTTTGTAGGCATTCATACTAAAAATTTCCCTTATGCTAAACAAAAATGTACAAGGAAAGAGAAACAAGAATTTGCATTGATTTTTCAGATCACTAATATTTTTTCAACATCACAAATTGAAAGTTCAGTCTACCTCtctctcttcagtttcttttgtTCTACATAAAAGTATCATTATGACAAGTCAGATCCTCTAAGATGACTCCTCTATTGAATTGGCAAGATAGGCATTAATACTTATGAACGAGATCTGTGCCTTATAAGGGGTGAGTTAATGCTGCAGTTTAGGATGAACGTGAACAATTTATTTCTTGTATATAAGAACCTTGAAGGATGTGCTAGAATCTTCAATGTCCTCAAGGCTCTGATTGGTATGGAGGATGGAAAAGAGTGAGGAATGGTTAAGCTACAAAGTAAgaaaatggttatgaatcttaaccatttgatttaacaaattttctatcCTCACTCTTTTTCATCCTTCATACCAAGCAAAGGCTAAGCTCTTGGATTGTTTTATTATGGGAAGTCCAAGACCACCTGTGACTGCCACATTAGATCCCTTGGTTCGTATTGAAGTTTCAGTGTGTTTTAACAGTGACAATAGTCAAAAGATGCATGCATATTCTTTTGCACACATAATGGAGGAGCTGTTCATCTGACTGGTCTAGTAGATTagtccaaaataaaatttttatgctTACGAAAACAAGTAAATAGAGAAAATTCCAATGCAATATGCTTTTTACTGAAATTGCATTAGAACTTCCGCTAATATGTACTCATCTAGTTGAGTTAATTCATAAAAGTTCAAAATATCTTTAAGACCCTTCCTACTTGATTTTCTTGAACTATGTTTGATCAGTTGCCGTTTCTTAGTTGTTCTGCTATTTTCTTGcattcaatataaatattatgctgcttattattttcttaatcttCATGCATACTTCCTTTTGAAGGGTTTTGTACAAACTTTCATTTCCATCTTGTTTTAACTTATCCTAAACCAACCTTGTTacatttagatataattaaaatttgtttttagcaCTCATTAGTCATTACTCATTCAGTTAGTCATATCTTTGCACTTGTTATGAACAGCCTTTTATATGTGGTTGTCATGTTGTAGAGGGCAGCCCCCTGATTATGTTCTAAAGGAGGCAAAAAACACAAGTAAGTTCTTCAAGTGCGTCGGGAGAATCCACAATATAGGGAATAGTGAAGTTTGTGGCAGAAGTGCTTACCAAGTATTAACAGAAGAAGAATATGAAGCTGTAAGAAATTTCCAGTGACTAGTTCTTGTTCATTTACATGTTGCATCTCTTGTCAAGTTTTTCATCTGATATAATTGTTGCTTGTTTCTGTTCAGAGGGAGTTAAAAAAACCGTTGATTGGAAAAGAGTATTTCAATCATAAGAATCTTGAAGCAATAGTTACATGCTATCCTTACCGGAAAAACTTGCCTAAAGAAGATATCATTAAAGGTTAGCATCTAACTTCAACATTGAATGTACAGCTTGGAATGGTGAGAAAATTTTTGTAGTGTGTAGTCTGTGAATAACTTACTAAAGCTGCTGCATAATAAATCTATAACAGAGAGTCAGATACGATTAGCTTTGATTGATTTCTTGAGGGGACTAGTTGAGTTTGATCCGGCAAAACGGTGGTCACCTTTCCAGGTAGTTGAAATTTCCCATGAGCACTTCTGATCATGCTATtccaactaagtatgaagaaacaTAAGAGCTTTAACATCATTGTGCAGGCTTCCAAACACCCTTTTGTTACTGGGGAACCTTTCACACGCCCATATAGGCCTCCCCCTGAGACCCCTCACTTGGTAAGGGACTTACGCATGCAGCTCTGCAATTGAAGAAGATTGAACCTTATGTCATAAATCCATATTAACTATGTGGCTCTTATCTCAATGCTTGGCACCATCATACAGAAGAATTGCTTAGTCCTCTCCCGACTCCCCTATCAATTGGTTGTCTATTCTTCGTTGGTTGATCAGTAATGTATTCTTCTGAGAACTGGTATAATCTTTTGTTACAGTATAGCCACTATTCTCTTATTTTTTAATGAAGTTGTAATAAAAGTTTAAGGTTGTTGAAAATCATTTGACATATGAAATCATTATCTTAGAGTACCGTACTGGTTTGAAGCATGAAAGTTTTGGTCAATTCTTTTGATGGAACTTCAATTTCCATTTTATTATCTTTCTCTTGAAAGTTGTGTGTCTGAGCAAAAAATTCTTTGGGCCGTTGAGAAGGTTTGGCTTTATTGGTTCTCACTTTTCTCATGGATTGAGCTGTCTTTGACTTACTAATCTGTTCTTGTTGGATCACAAGCTTTATGGAAAATAGCACAAATATGTTATTTTCTGGGCAAGAAATAGCGCAAATGATACTTGCCTGATGTCTGGTGACTTTTTTGTTAGCTGGTTGCTCGAAACATTAAGGTGGACCATCACCCTGGTGGAGGGCATTGGTTTGTAGCTGGTTTTTCCCCTAATGTAAGCTTCTTAATTACACAGTATTTTTATTGCTAGAGAATTAGAGTTACTGCATTATTTTGGTATTAGTCTTATACGAATATATTTTCCAGGTGTAGGTTTCAAAGAGGAACAGAGTTACTTTTCATAACAGCCCACAGTTCCCAATGGTACCGTATGGTCATGCCAATTGCTATAGCAGTATGGGAAGTCTTAGTAGCTATAATGATAATAGTGGGCTCGGAAGCAGCTATGGGAGTTATGGAGATAGCAGTAGCATATTTGCATGTTATTCACCTGTTGGTCCGTCTGTGATGACTCTGCATATGCAGAGTGGTGCATCAATGCTTGGAGGTAGTCCCAATGCTAGATGGAGAATCATGCAGTACTCTCATGGGAATGGAGTTGGTATGAGTCCATCGGCCAAAAACTTTGCCCTGCTTCACCTTGGCACTAGTCCCTCACAGTTTACTCCTCCAAGCTCCTATGTTCAAGGTTCAGTAGGCTTTCCTGGACATTATGGTGGTCCTACTTCTGCGGCTAGAAATAGTTGTCAAGGATCACCATTAAGTAAGATGGCTGTGGTCAGCCAGTTCAATTGAAGAAAAGTCGGGGACATTCTGGAAATTCACAATCTCAAGAAAGTTTGTCATCTTCAAACAGACCAGGACAAGTTACTGATGGAAACATTTCTAACCAAGCTGAGAGAAACTCTCAGGTTGTTGATGGTCTGCCATCTCATATACAGTCAAATTCCAGCTCAGCCAATTGGAAGCAACAGCAAGGTGGCATTGGAATGGCTACAAGTTATTCAATCGTTCAGAACATACCCAAGTCCATAGGACTTGGTTCTAGTGTGCAACTGCAGTATATCACAGGAGCAACTCAAGACAAGTCGGAGGCCAGCATGCCATTGTCAGGTCCTGGATATTGGGATCCAAATTATATGTGCGTAGAGGCAATCTAAACTTATATTcatcaaatattaatatatagTTATGTCGTACCTGTGTTGTATGGGTTATTCATTTACGATGAAGATAATGGTCTTTTACTCTTCCTTACCCTCTGAAAGGTTATTTGGGTACCGTCTTATAATTTTAACTCACTGTGCATACAGtacttccttttcttttcatgctgattttattcatttattccgTTTAAGATTTCTTGCTGTTATAAAATAATACAATATGGGATAGAGAGAATGGGAGCATCTTGATACACACTCTATGTTTTTAATTGGTTGAAATATAATTGTCCAATGGTAATAGGTTGCTCTGTGAATGTCTACCCTCACTGGGGAGAGTGTATTCATCATTCCTAGATAGAACGGAAAATGGTTCTTGCAAATATTCGCATAAATTATGGTAGCATTTTATGAACTTGCTTCTTTGTTTTATGTTCAAACTAAGTTGATCAAGGACCTGATTTTACAAAAATACTGCAATATTGGCTCAATATTTTACTCCTCAATATTTATTCTATGATTATTTAACTTGTTAAATTACTTGCATTTGTTGTAACCACAGTGATGAACTTCTTCTGCAAGAGGATGGATCAGATGAGAGCCACGTATCTGAGTTTGACAGAGGAATGCAGATTGGTTCGGCTGATTCATCTGTCAGAATTGGAAGGTTCAACCATGCCTCCTCGACTGCAAGCTCAAATTTGTCAACTCAAAGGTAATTGCATATCCTTCTTAGTGAATGGCTTTCAAAGGTTGAACCCTTTTGCTCATACTTGAAGAGTGGGGGATAAATTGTCGGGGGAAGGGGCTGTCCTTTCCCCTCGTTCTTAGTATCAAGACATGTATGTTAAGTTAATGCTTGTCGTACTTTTCATTTGTCCTTCAATATCAGctcccttttttttcttatcaGCACCTTTTTATTTCCCCTATTGAAAGGTGTAGTTTGCAATTTGTAGATATGGATACGCACTCCATAATGGTCAAAATTTCTCAAACATACAAGACCTGAGCTTTTGTCATTTTGTTGAAGTTTTTCTTCAGGATTCTCGACTTCTATTTTGTTTGTGCAGTCCTCATTCAGCTAATGCTTCGTACGCTGGATATCCTCGTTTTGTATTCACAAATTCTCACTTCATGCTCCACAACACAAAATTCTCCGAGCCTATCTAGGCAGCAAAATGTTCAGCGGTTCAATCATGGAAAATCAGCTGGTGTTCAGGATAGAGAACGGAATCACATGAAAGTTCATGTCCCTCCTAGCTTTAGTTCCAGGAGCCCACATTCTCCCGGAAACAGTTCATTCAGTAATGACATGCCATGGGTAACCTCCGCTCGGTACTGAGAATAGTAATCAGTCCATTTTCAAATGATCCTGTAAATAATGTAGGATGAAAGGCGAAACATCCCTAATGAAACGATTGCCTAATGTTGGATTCAACTCGATTTCTTGTGGTGTTCTTGGATTACGTATTGGGTGTTTGGCAAGAAAGTTGTATGCAATAGTTCACTTTGTGATAAGCAAAATACTCATCCAGACCATGCAGTCTCTCTCACTGTGCTCTGCATAAATATAATTTGTGTTTCTTGTTTTGGTTGCATGCAAATTGCTATATCTTTGGTTATGATGCTTCAGTTTACGAAGTAATAAATATGTGCTTcatcttttttagatttttatataaaatctataaaaattaatttaagtttagaAAATATCTACACTTAAATTTAAAACATCTTGATTTCTGAAGATTCAACtttacaatttcaattttttttattcaacgtGTATTAtaatctaattaaaataaaataaaacaaaacatgtgGTCATATATTATTGAAATTTACTATTATTccatagtaaaaaaatatatcaatagaAAAAATAACGAGTGAAGCACACAGGTTGTTGAAAGAAGGGTGACGTGGAAAGTCGACACATGGATTTGCTCTTCTTTTTGTAGGTAAGTGTGTGGTGGCCAACCCAGTCCcattcacattttcattttcagaattaaaaactAAAGGGTAAATTGCATTtaaggtcattaaactattagtaagtttatattttggtcatttattacaaaatgatcattaaacTATCTCAAAGTTTTCAATTAAGTCATTGTTGCTGTGTGACTTTCTCTATTCGCACCACCTAAACCAATCGAAAGCTTTACTTCTCCCTTTTTtctatagttcaattttttttttatgaaaaagctttgaacattaaaaatctataaattaaaatccaaatagCCTTCTCTTTTATCTTCGACAATAATTATCAAATCAACTTAGATCTAATGTGTGTTTTTCTACTTGTTGATATGTACTGACCGTTGAATAATCGCTCGGAATTCACTTGccagacttaaaaaaaaaaacttaacaacccaatgacttcttaaataaaatttttcgaatagttcaatgattattttgtaactttttaaagttgagtgaaaaaattataaacttattattaatttagtgaccTTAGGCGTAAtttatccaaatttaaaaatatataataacaaaaaagtttaattaaaaaaaagagagaaaaacaaaaaaaaattagcaagATGAAAAGAGCTATGAACCACTCAAAGGACCCTATCTGCTACAGCCCATTGAATATCTCCTATTCTCCTCCCCAATCCCATATCCCTtccaattttcccttttctttattaataaataaataaaaatctcagTATATTTTGAacgttatatatattttaatatttatttattaaaaaaataatggagAAATTTGTAAGAAAACTGTGGAAGACAGGTTTCAACTCCGACAACCTCATGTTTTGCTAAATATTCTGATTTCCACATTGGAACATTcgtctctttctttctttcttttttccttataTTTCTTCTTGGGTGTAACATTTCCTTCCTCTTTTAGCTAATGTCTACCATTTTTTTGAGGTATGCTTTTACTCAtctatttctttttaagtttctTTGCATAAAATGTCCATTGTTTTCATTTTCCCTTCATTACATAGATATGGGTTATTGAATTTTAGTGTATTCTTGTCGTTCCTTGTTCATAAACAACTAAAAATTACAGAACTTAATATGGCAGAAATGGAAACTTATTCCATTTGCAGCTCTGGTTTgcctgtattttttttttttgatttacaaAGAGTCAGGCGACAACATAGGATATGGACACTATTCATCCAAGTTTGTGGAAATTTCTTAATGTTTGATGGTTTACAAGCTTGAAAATATGAGTTAATTCTTTTTATTGCTctagaaattataaatttagagtaaaaaaattgaattagtaTTTTTGTTagcatttgtttgcttttattttcgtTTAATTTCCTACTTCCATGTGTGTGTGGGTGTGGGTGTATTTCTTTTCTGTATTTTGAGAGAAATAATCCTAACATTTTTTACTCTTTTCAGTGACAGAATACCTTAAATGAGTTTATCATATCAAAGAAGTTTAGCTTAATTGCCTACTGAATATACAGTTGAAGAGTTGTATGAAATTGAAACAGCTTGTTAAAATTGTGTGATGGTAATTGTGCCATCCGGAGAAGAAGCTGTATGATGGCAACAGCTGCTATTATCGGACTTACTGTTGGAAAGCGATTCTTGAGTTCTTCGTTTTCGTATTCCGATATCATTGAGAAGCACTCGTATGCCGGTGATTATGGCGGAGCTCCACATTATCAAACTGCTCCCACTAAAAGTTTAATAGTTGCAAAGAAATCATCTAATTGTAGCCAAAGTGTTCCTTCATATGATCGGCGTAGTCGGTCGATCAAAGCTCTTAAGGAGCATGTGGATGCTGCTTCCCTTGTTTCAACTGCCGAACCTTGGTTTCAGGGATCCAATGATTTTGAAGAAGAAAGCTATGAACTTGACTACTCTGTGGAGGCTCTTCTTTTGTTTCAGAAGTCTATGCTCGAACAGCAATGGACTCTTTCATTCGAAAGGACGGTGTTCACTGAATCACCAAGTAGAAAAACTAAAAAGAAGGTACCTGTTACTTGTTCTGGGGTGTCAGCTCGGCAACGGAGATTCAATACTAGGATGCAACCTAATGCTAAGCAGCTAAGATCATTGATCAGTCCGGAGCTGCTTCGAAGTCGTTTGAAGGGTTATGTGCGAGGTGTTGTAAGTGAAGAGTTGCTCAGCCATGCGGAAGTTGTTCGATTGTCGAAGAAAATCAAAGCCGGACTTTCCTTGGAGGATCAGAGATTGAGGTAAACTATATATGATGTGTATGAATTGAATCATTCTAATTCAGTCTCGAAATTCAGTTCTAATTGTTGTAATGAAATCCTAGACTGAAGGAGAGGCTCGGGTGTGACCCGTCCGATGAACAGCTTGCAACTTCCCTGAAGATTTCTCGTGCCGAGTTGCGTTCAatgttaattgaatgttcatTGGCAAGAGACAAATTGGCAATGAGCAATGttcgtttggttatgtccatagCTCAAAGATACGATAACATGGGTGCTGAAATGCCTGATCTTATTCAGGTAATTCATTATATCGACCATCTTTAAATACATGATAAGATATCAATTTTTCCGGTTTTACTGCTTGATTAACTTCTTTTTTTGATTTACGTGTAGGGTGGTTTGATCGGACTATTGCGCGGCATCGAAAAATTCGATTCTTCAAAGGGATATAAAATTTCAACTTACGTTTACTGGTGGATACGTCAGGTAATGTTCATCTCTGTTTGTGAAGAAACATTGTAGAGATTAAAAATAGATTTCGTAATACTCAACTCCATAAATGTAATATCATTGTTCCCAAAAGTGACAGGTCCTATTAATATGAGTGTCGCATATGGATATGTGTGACAAGATCTAACAAAGTTTGCACTTTATCTCAGGGTGTATCGAGAGCATTAGTTGATAACTCGAGAACTTTAAGGTTGCCTACTCATATGCATGAACGACTGGGATTAATCCGAAATGCAAAATATAGACTCGAAGAGAAAGGAATAA is a window of Gossypium hirsutum isolate 1008001.06 chromosome D08, Gossypium_hirsutum_v2.1, whole genome shotgun sequence DNA encoding:
- the LOC107909034 gene encoding RNA polymerase sigma factor sigA; this encodes MMATAAIIGLTVGKRFLSSSFSYSDIIEKHSYAGDYGGAPHYQTAPTKSLIVAKKSSNCSQSVPSYDRRSRSIKALKEHVDAASLVSTAEPWFQGSNDFEEESYELDYSVEALLLFQKSMLEQQWTLSFERTVFTESPSRKTKKKVPVTCSGVSARQRRFNTRMQPNAKQLRSLISPELLRSRLKGYVRGVVSEELLSHAEVVRLSKKIKAGLSLEDQRLRLKERLGCDPSDEQLATSLKISRAELRSMLIECSLARDKLAMSNVRLVMSIAQRYDNMGAEMPDLIQGGLIGLLRGIEKFDSSKGYKISTYVYWWIRQGVSRALVDNSRTLRLPTHMHERLGLIRNAKYRLEEKGITPTIDRIAESLNMSQKKVRNATKADSKVFSLDRVAFPSLNGLPGETHHSYIADNHEENNPWHGVDEGALKDEVNRLIGITLGEREREIIKLYHGLGKESLTWEDISKRIGLSRERVRQIGLVALEKLKNAARKNGMEAMLLKQ